The window TTTCAAAATGAAAGAAGAAAAATTAGATCAGGTAGTACTTCGAAAGCTAGGCATCGAGCAATATCCTGAAGCTAATTTATCATATTGGGAAAATTTCGTTCATATCTTAAAAACCGCTGAAAAGAAAGTTAAAATTGCCCTTGTGGGGAAATACGTTGAATTAAAAGATGCTTACAAAAGTATACTTGAAGCTTTAACTCATGGAAGCGTAGTCAATCACTGTAAAGTGATACCTAAACTTGTTCATAGTGAAGCAATAAGCAGAAACAACATGGATGAAATTTTCAGAGATATTTCTGCTATTCTCGTGGCTCCTGGTTTTGGTGAAAGAGGAATCGAAGGAAAAATTCTTGCTGCAGAATATGCAAGAACTCATAAAATTCCATTCCTTGGTATTTGTCTAGGCATGCAAGTTTCTGTCATTGAATTTGCACGTAATGTTCTGAAATTGCATGATGCTCATAGTCGCGAATTCGACAGAAAAACTCTTCATCCAGTGATAGACTTAATGGAAAGTCAGAAAAAAGTTCTTGGAAAAGGCGGCACCATGCGTCTCGGAGCATATCCTTGTCAGGTTAAAGAAGGATCCCTAGCCTTTAAAATATACCAAAAACATCTTATTTACGAAAGACATCGACATCGTTATGAATTTAACAACAAATATCTTTCATTGTTCGAAGCTCATGGCATGGTCCCAACTGGTATCAATCCAACTGAAAATCTAGTAGAAATCATTGAATTAAAAGACCATCCATGGTTTTTGGGTGTTCAGTTTCATCCTGAATACCGAAGTACTGTCGAAAATCCTCATCCTTTGTTTGTGGAATTTGTTCGTGCAGCCTTAGAACATTCTTCTCAAATTAATACCGATGAAACATCATCGACGAAGCCTGAGCTGTCGGCATAATTAAAATATCATCAATGTTGACATGAGGAGGCCTTTCTATGATAAATGAAATTACCTCAGCTACATCTTCTGGCCTAAGGGGTTGGTAACCTTCATAGACTTTCTTTGCTCTCTCAGAATCATTTTTAAAACGAACCAGGCTGAATTCTGTTTCAGTTGCTGCTGGTGCTACAAGCGAAACCTTGATACCATACCCCAGAAGCTCCATCCTTAAAGCCTTCGTTAAAGTAGCTAAAGCACTTTTTGTAGCACAATATACACTTCCACGTGGATATGGTTCCCGCCCAGCAATGCTCCCCACATTTATAATATGACCTTTTTTTCTTTCTATCATAGAAGGTATAAGCCATCGGCTTACGTAAAGCACACCTTTCAGATTCGTGTCTATCATTTCTTCCCAATCCTCAATAATTCCTTCGTGAAATAAATCATACCCCCGGGCAAGGCCAGCATTATTTATCAAAACATCAATATCTTTCCATGCCCCAGGTAAATTTTCTAAAGCAGTCGTTACTTCATTTTTTTTTCGAATGTCTAATCGTAAAACCATTATTTCAGTCACTTGTGATAGTTTATTTCTTAATTCAATGAGTCTCTCTTCTCTACGTCCTGTTAAAATCAATCTGTATTTTTTTTCTGCCAAAAGCTCTGCAGTAGCTTTGCCTATTCCACTGGTAGCTCCTGTAATTAATATCGTTTTACTCATTGGACTTTATTTTTTAATATTTTCAATCTTGTATTATCGAGGTTTACAGAACCTATTACTCCGATTAACAAAAAGAGCATGGCAGGTATTCGATATCTTACAATGGCACCAACTACTGGAGTTGTAAATCCAACTAGTAAAAACATAATGACAGAAAAATACAGAAAAAACCACGTGTGCTCCTTAAGTTGTATTTTGCCGTAAATAAGTAAAACTATTATTATCAAGTAAAATAACAGCAAGTCAAAAAAAGAAAAAGCCTCCAAAAGAGAAGAAATATTCCAGATAAATGGTTGAAACATGGCGTTAACAAGTGCAGGAAAAGCATACATTGTAAGAGATAATAAACTAGGCTTTATTGGTAACGGCTCAATATAACTACTACTTTTCTCATGTAAAGCAAGCCCAATAAAATCATGTTGTTTTTGAACTAGAAGAGATGGAAAAAAATAGTCTGAGTTTATCTTACCAACAATATAAAGCAATAATATATACCCTAGTAAAGAAAGTGTGTATTTCAAAAAAAACCTTCTCTTCCTTGTCATAGAAATCCACACATAAGCAATTAGCATGGGAATAATGGCTAACAAAACATACATTTTGATGAAGATAAGAATAAACAGAGAGATCAGAAATAAAAGTCCATATAACCACTTTAACCGTAAAGAATCGAAAAAATGAAACAATGAAAATAGATTTAATCCCACACCTAACAGCAACACAGCTTCCTTCAATGCTCCTGATGTCCAAAAGACTATTGAGGGTATAGCAAAAACAGAAAAGAATAACAATTTATCCTTTTTGGGAAAAATTTTAACAATAGCTGCAAAAAGCAAAATAGAACCCAGAAAACTCATGAGAATAAAAAATAGGCTGTGTACTGAAAAAAAACCTCCTGAAACCAAGAAAAAAAGTGCATTAAGTCTGATCATAGTATGACTGTCATTGTATGTCACAGTCTCATAAACTCTATACCAATTGTTCATCTTAGCATAATACAAACTATCGAAAAGAGGATTGTCATTATCTATTCCAGTAATCATGCGTAAATAGTGCGACGGATTATTTTTCAAAGCATCATACATCACTTTTCCATCATCGAAATATTTATAAATATCAGCTTTAGACCTGTCTGTGTAATAATACGTATAAATATAAACCAAAGTGGCTCCTGCAACAACTTTAAGCAAAAAAGCCACTGCAAACCACCACCATGACAAAGAAAAACGATGAAAAAAAGAAATTTTCCACAGCAACAATACAACTACGACAATAATAGAAAAAACATATATAAACTCCAACATGCTCTTAGGTTTGACTTAACCATTTTCTTGCTGCTTCAAAAGCAAGAAACCATGGTGTTATATTATGACCTATTTTATCAGGATAATAAGGCCATTGCCATGGGAAAATAGATCTTTCCAGATGAGGCATCATGGCAAGATGGCGTCCGTCAGATGAACATATGGCTGCTGCTTGATACATAGAACCGTTGGGATTACCTGGATATTGATCATATGCATAAGTCATGGGAATGTGCAATTTTTCTCTGGGATTTTCAAATATAAATTTTCCTTCCCCATGAGCAATCCAAATTCCGAGTTTGCTGTTTTCCATCGGCTTTAATATAATAGAAGGGGAAGGATGAATGTCGACCAAAACAAAAGCTGATTCAAATTTTCCTGAATCATTTTGCTCCATTCTTACATGAATCTGATCAAGGATTTCAAAAATACCCAATTTTACCATCAATTGACACCCATTGCATACTCCAAGACTTAATGTGTCTTTTCTTTCATAAAATCGAGTCAATGACTCCTTAGCTCGGGGGTTAAAAAGAAAACCTGCAGACCATCCTGTAGCCGATCCTAAAACATCTGCATAACTAAAACCTCCTGGAAACACAATCATCTGAACGTTTTTTAAGTCTTCTCTTCCTTCTATAAGGTCTGTCATGTGTACATCTATAACTTCCATCCCAGCAGCATAGATGCTATACGCCATTTCGCGATCGCCATTCGTACCTTCTTCCCTGATAACTGCAACTCTAGGTTTCCTTGTAATAAACGTTAGATTTGGTTTCTCTCCTGTGAAGTTAACTGGAAAATGATATTTCAATTCTTGTTTTCCGATCATTTCGAATCTCGACATTGCAAGCTGAGTTTGAGTTTGTTTTTGATCTAATCGATAGGATGGATATAACCATTTTTTTCGCCATGCTTCTAGATCGAAAAGATATGTTTCTTCATGGTGAACTATTTTTAATTGATATTGAGGAATGACATGCCCGAGCACATGAAATTTGACACGCTTTGCCATTAAGAAATTAATAACTTTTTTAGGTTCAGTTACCTGAATAACTATAGCTGGTTTTTCTGAAAATAAGATTTTTACGAGATTTGATTCATCGAAATCTGAAAAATTAACAAGCAACCCCATTTCATTTTGGCTAAAACACATTTCCATCAATGCAGTTATTAAACCTCCTGCACTAACATCATGACCAGCCAAAATTTTCTCATATAAAATCAGTTCTTGTATCGACTCAAATACACGTTTAACATATGCTGAGTTTAATACGTCTGGACATTTTTTCCCAATTGAGTTCAACGTTTGATAAAAAACACTCCCACCTAATTCGAAAGGTGAAAGAGAAAAATCCACATAAATAAGATTAGAATCTTCAAAGGGGAGTAAAACTGGAGTTATAGTTTTTCGAATATCTGATACTTCAGCCATTGCTGTGACGATAACCGTTCCTGGCGCTTTAACTATTGTGCCATCGCTGTATTTTTGCGTCATGGAAAGAGAATCCTTACCTGTTGGAACATTAATACCCAGTTCGATACAGAAATTACTCAAAGCTTCCACAGCCTCATACAACCTTGCGTCTTCACCTTTTTGACGAGCAGGCCATGCCCAATTAGCACTCAATGAGATCCCTTCTAAACCATGCTTTAACGGAGCCCATACAATATTTGTTAGAGCTTCCATCACACTCAAGCGTGAACCTGCACTAGCATCAATTAGTCCTGCTACAGACGCGTGACCTATGGCTGTAGCTATACCTGTATATGACTCATAATCAAGAGCCACTACCCCCACATTGTTCAGTGGTAATTGTAAAGGTCCACAGGTTGGCTGCACAGCTACTTTACCTGTAACACTTCGATCTACCTTGTTCGTTAACCAATCTTTGCAAGCAACAGCTTCGTGTTGTATAACTTTTTCGAGGTATTCTGAAATGTTATCTACAACAAAAAAAGGTTCGGCAAAATTTTTTTCCGTTTTTTGATCAAAAATTACAGTTTTAGGCGGATTTTCTAGTAAATATTTGATCTTCAAATCAAAAGGTTTACTACCGTCATCGTGCAAAAATGTTATTTTATGTGTATTATTGACTTCTCCTACGATGTAAAATGGGGCTCTTTCGCGTCGCGCTATAGTTTGGCATAGATCAATACTTTTTTCTTCAATTATAAGACCCATTCGTTCTTGACTTTCATTGACCAGTAATTCAACATCCGTTAAAGTAACATCTCCTTTCGGTAGTTTGTCTACATGAATAATACCACCTTTTTGTTCGAGCAATTCGACAAAGCAATTTAAATGCCCACCAGCACCATGATCATGTATAGAAGTAATAGACTTATTATGCTCATCTTCAGCAATGGCCCTGATTACGTTGAAGACACGCTTTTGAATTTCTGGATTGGCACGTTGAACAGCACTTAATTCGATAGAAGAATGATACTTGCCTGTTTCTACTGAAGAGACGGACCCGCCTCCAATACCAATTCGATAATTATCACCTCCTAGCAAAATAACCTTTTCTCCAGCTTCAGGTATTCTTTTCTTAGATTTCACTTTCAATGCATAACCAACACCACCAGCTAGCATGATAACTTTATCATATGCTATACGTTCCCCATTTTCTTCATGATCGAATACATACAAGCTCCCGGCAATAAGAGGTTGTCCGAATTTATTAGCAAAATCAGATGCACCGTTTGATGCTTTGATCAAAATTGATTCGGGCAAATGATATGGGAAACGA is drawn from Bacteroidales bacterium and contains these coding sequences:
- a CDS encoding CTP synthase — encoded protein: MKKTKYIFITGGVVSSLGKGIISSSLATLLKARGFNVTIQKLDPYINIDPGTLNPYEHGECFVTDDGAETDLDLGHYERFLNIPMKQANNVTSGRIYLSVIEKERRGDYLGETVQVIPHITDEIKYRIQLLSLENQYDIIITEIGGTVGDIESLPFIEAMRQLKWELGKNALVIHLTLVPYLQTTGELKTKPTQHSVKMLLELGVQPDIIVCRTQYPLTENSKHKIALFCNVESDAVIESIDVSTIYEVPFKMKEEKLDQVVLRKLGIEQYPEANLSYWENFVHILKTAEKKVKIALVGKYVELKDAYKSILEALTHGSVVNHCKVIPKLVHSEAISRNNMDEIFRDISAILVAPGFGERGIEGKILAAEYARTHKIPFLGICLGMQVSVIEFARNVLKLHDAHSREFDRKTLHPVIDLMESQKKVLGKGGTMRLGAYPCQVKEGSLAFKIYQKHLIYERHRHRYEFNNKYLSLFEAHGMVPTGINPTENLVEIIELKDHPWFLGVQFHPEYRSTVENPHPLFVEFVRAALEHSSQINTDETSSTKPELSA
- a CDS encoding SDR family NAD(P)-dependent oxidoreductase, producing MSKTILITGATSGIGKATAELLAEKKYRLILTGRREERLIELRNKLSQVTEIMVLRLDIRKKNEVTTALENLPGAWKDIDVLINNAGLARGYDLFHEGIIEDWEEMIDTNLKGVLYVSRWLIPSMIERKKGHIINVGSIAGREPYPRGSVYCATKSALATLTKALRMELLGYGIKVSLVAPAATETEFSLVRFKNDSERAKKVYEGYQPLRPEDVAEVISFIIERPPHVNIDDILIMPTAQASSMMFHRY
- the purL gene encoding phosphoribosylformylglycinamidine synthase, which translates into the protein MIFFYIHQNNCVIAVDSLVTLDQEEAYKLKWLLGSDKIIRITSENIVGNFLGPHKNMISPWCSNVLSILESIGIKQVRRIEMFRPYDDSFDPMLEERYDVLDQYIFSVEQKSNEYFEYVEDIVSFNDKHGLALTDDDIQYLKRVSSKIERPLTDAEVFGYAQINSEHCRHKIFNGKFIIDGKEKLFTLFELIKKTVKVNPNLVESAYVDNVAFIKGPEIKIFRPLKGDYPSPYVVENQKIILSLKAETHNFPTTVEPFYGASTGTGGEIRDRMAGGQGSIPLAGTAVYMTSLPSWHKRKKFRFPYHLPESILIKASNGASDFANKFGQPLIAGSLYVFDHEENGERIAYDKVIMLAGGVGYALKVKSKKRIPEAGEKVILLGGDNYRIGIGGGSVSSVETGKYHSSIELSAVQRANPEIQKRVFNVIRAIAEDEHNKSITSIHDHGAGGHLNCFVELLEQKGGIIHVDKLPKGDVTLTDVELLVNESQERMGLIIEEKSIDLCQTIARRERAPFYIVGEVNNTHKITFLHDDGSKPFDLKIKYLLENPPKTVIFDQKTEKNFAEPFFVVDNISEYLEKVIQHEAVACKDWLTNKVDRSVTGKVAVQPTCGPLQLPLNNVGVVALDYESYTGIATAIGHASVAGLIDASAGSRLSVMEALTNIVWAPLKHGLEGISLSANWAWPARQKGEDARLYEAVEALSNFCIELGINVPTGKDSLSMTQKYSDGTIVKAPGTVIVTAMAEVSDIRKTITPVLLPFEDSNLIYVDFSLSPFELGGSVFYQTLNSIGKKCPDVLNSAYVKRVFESIQELILYEKILAGHDVSAGGLITALMEMCFSQNEMGLLVNFSDFDESNLVKILFSEKPAIVIQVTEPKKVINFLMAKRVKFHVLGHVIPQYQLKIVHHEETYLFDLEAWRKKWLYPSYRLDQKQTQTQLAMSRFEMIGKQELKYHFPVNFTGEKPNLTFITRKPRVAVIREEGTNGDREMAYSIYAAGMEVIDVHMTDLIEGREDLKNVQMIVFPGGFSYADVLGSATGWSAGFLFNPRAKESLTRFYERKDTLSLGVCNGCQLMVKLGIFEILDQIHVRMEQNDSGKFESAFVLVDIHPSPSIILKPMENSKLGIWIAHGEGKFIFENPREKLHIPMTYAYDQYPGNPNGSMYQAAAICSSDGRHLAMMPHLERSIFPWQWPYYPDKIGHNITPWFLAFEAARKWLSQT